The following coding sequences lie in one Rutidosis leptorrhynchoides isolate AG116_Rl617_1_P2 chromosome 4, CSIRO_AGI_Rlap_v1, whole genome shotgun sequence genomic window:
- the LOC139842213 gene encoding probable serine/threonine-protein kinase PBL26 produces MTQVNKLKHLKIPVDEIKEATSLASKSHVMACSLMYEVELQRFNEDDISSVEGKNNEGELPKRKKTVCTKQLLARESSVFFKEVEMLINCKHPNIVTLLGFCVDYPFKCLVVEHAPYGFLNEHLDRNIKDNPINLTWVKRLKISLDVAKGLKYLHHEMEDQKMIVICSMGSRNIGLDENYGAKIYDFENSMLLSQNQDKRVFYFKTIYKNGYTGPEFVKNGIVTRGTDVYSLGVILFELLCGRLADDLIFYKESLACEARRRFNEKTVMEMIDPIIKEGSTGNNEDDPIISLEDITKATKNFHVVNRIGKGGFGNVYRGKLPKGDGFDTIVAKRLDKTSAQGEKQFQNELQILFKYKHENVIRLVGYCDEKDKKVIVYDYASRGSLDRYLNDTTSLTWIKRLNICIDVASALAFLHGGVATQASVIHRDIKTENILLNDEWKAKLADYGLSLISAINQKTEYIIANACSIEGYVDPLYRKSGFLTMEFDIYSFGVVLFEILCGRSTFWFREHEGQFLPSFIKQRFEEGKHNEVVFEAIKEQIVPKALSAFQKIAYECLNDDRENRPTSKEVLEQLKKTLEFQISKTD; encoded by the exons ATGACACAGGTAAATAAATTGAAGCATTTGAAGATTCCAGTAGATGAAATAAAAGAGGCTACAAGTCTAGCATCGAAGTCACATGTCATGGCATGCTCTTTAATGTATGAAGTTGAACTCCAACGTTTTAATGAAGATGATATTTCTTCTGTGGAAGGGAAGAATAACGAAGGTGAACTACCCAAGAGAAAAAAAACTGTATGTACAAAACAATTATTGGCACGAGAAAGCTCAGTTTTCTTTAAAGAAGTTGAAATGCTTATTAACTGTAAGCATCCGAACATAGTCACTCTACTTGGATTTTGTGTAGATTATCCCTTCAAGTGCCTTGTCGTTGAGCATGCTCCATATGGATTTCTTAATGAACATCTTGATAGGAACATCAAAGACAACCCAATTAATCTTACTTGGGTTAAGCGTTTGAAAATTAGCCTTGATGTTGCAAAAGGATTGAAATATCTTCACCATGAGATGGAAGATCAAAAGATGATAGTGATCTGTTCTATGGGGAGCCGCAACATTGGGTTGGACGAGAACTATGGGGCGAAAATTTATGATTTTGAGAACTCAATGCTCCTGTCTCAGAATCAAGATAAACGTGTTTTCTATTTTAAaacgatttataaaaatggatacaCTGGTCCAGAATTTGTGAAGAATGGTATAGTTACAAGAGGAACAGATGTATATAGTCTCGGAGTAATTTTGTTTGAACTTCTTTGTGGGAGGCTAGCCGATGACCTAATTTTCTATAAAGAAAGTTTAGCATGTGAAGCACGACGACGTTTCAATGAGAAAACTGTAATGGAAATGATAGATCCTATCATAAAGGAAGGAAGTACGG GAAACAATGAAGATGATCCCATAATTTCACTTGAAGACATAACAAAGGCGACAAAAAACTTTCATGTTGTCAACCGGATTGGAAAAGGAGGCTTTGGGAACGTTTATAGAGGAAAACTTCCTAAAGGTGATGGATTTGATACCATTGTTGCAAAACGATTGGATAAAACAAGTGCTCAAGGGGAAAAACAATTTCAGAATGAACTCCAAATTCTTTTCAAATACAAGCATGAGAATGTCATCCGTCTTGTTGGCTATTGTGATGAAAAAGATAAAAAAGTCATCGTTTATGATTATGCGTCGAGAGGAAGCCTTGATAGGTACTTGAATGATACTACTAGTCTTACTTGGATTAAAAGACTCAACATATGCATTGATGTTGCATCCGCATTGGCGTTCCTTCATGGAGGAGTTGCAACACAGGCATCGGTAATACATAGAGACATCAAAACTGAAAACATTCTTTTGAATGACGAGTGGAAAGCAAAATTAGCTGATTATGGGCTTTCTCTGATAAGTGCAATAAATCAGAAAACCGAATATATAATCGCTAATGCGTGCAGCATAGAGGGCTACGTTGACCCACTTTACCGAAAATCTGGCTTCTTAACCATGGAATTCGATATCTATTCATTCGGTGTTGTCTTATTTGAGATATTGTGTGGAAGATCAACATTTTGGTTTCGGGAACATGAAGGTCAGTTTCTGCCTAGTTTCATTAAACAGAGATTCGAAGAAGGAAAACACAATGAGGTGGTTTTCGAGGCTATAAAGGAGCAGATTGTGCCGAAGGCACTGAGTGCATTTCAAAAGATTGCCTACGAATGCTTAAATGACGATAGAGAAAATCGACCAACATCTAAAGAAGTTCTGGAACAACTTAAGAAGACATTGGAATTCCAA ATTTCAAAAACTGATTGA
- the LOC139842214 gene encoding probable receptor-like protein kinase At5g59700, with product MESTIRELAHLQIPLENVRKATNNFDNSNIIGEGDFGKVYKGRLLWSGKSLKIAARRLDQKNQRVTEFWREISMLSILKHENIVSIIGFCDEQNENIIINKRCANGSLLMHINKERLTWIQRFSICVGVARALSYMHDDEEERLYSVIHRNVNSSTILLDNNLVPKLSGFEYSLKHVVGQKEQVLLSDTIDTRGYMDPEITKTGGVTLKSDIYSFGIVLWEVLCGRKAFISDEDKDKRFLSSLARSHYEKETLERIIHPDLWNYMSQISLTSFSKAAYFCIKNERVHRPNINSTFRELTEAFRYQESFDSSHLS from the exons ATGGAATCTACAATCAGGGAGTTGGCTCACTTACAAATCCCACTTGAAAACGTACGTAAGGCCACCAACAACTTTGATAATAGCAATATCATTGGGGAAGGTGATTTCGGAAAAGTTTACAAGGGACGGCTCTTGTGGTCCGGAAAGTCATTGAAAATTGCTGCCCGGAGATTAGATCAAAAGAATCAACGAGTCACTGAGTTCTGGAGGGAGATCTCTATGCTTTCGATTCTCAAACATGAGAATATTGTCTCTATTATTGGGTTCTGTGACGAACAAAATGAGAATATCATTATAAACAAGCGTTGTGCAAACGGAAGTCTCTTGATGCATATAAACAAAGAGAGACTCACATGGATCCAAAGATTTAGTATATGTGTTGGTGTTGCGCGCGCATTAAGCTACATGCACGATGATGAAGAAGAACGCCTTTACTCTGTCATACATCGTAACGTCAATAGCTCCACCATATTATTGGATAATAACCTTGTCCCTAAGTTATCGGGTTTTGAATACTCTCTCAAACATGTCGTAGGCCAAAAGGAGCAGGTCCTCCTTTCGGACACCATTGACACAAGAGGGTATATGGACCCAGAAATTACTAAAACCGGAGGTGTGACGTTGAAGTCAGATATCTACTCATTTGGCATTGTTTTATGGGAAGTGTTATGCGGGAGGAAAGCATTTATTTCAGATGAAGATAAGGATAAGAGATTTTTATCATCGTTGGCCAGATCTCATTATGAAAAAGAAACACTGGAAAGGATAATTCATCCTGATCTATGGAATTATATGTCCCAAATATCACTCACCAGTTTCTCAAAAGCAGCGTATTTTTGCATAAAGAATGAGCGAGTACATCGTCCAAATATAAACAGTACTTTCCGTGAACTTACTGAGGCATTTAGATATCAAGAGTCATTTGATAGTTCA catTTATCATAG